TaaaatgagtctggaaggagagtttacagtctaaccagacacctaggtatttgtagttgtccacatattctaagtcagagccgtccagagtagtgatgctgggcgggcgggcaggtgcgggcagtgatcggttgaagagcatttggttttacttgcatttaagagcagttggaggaaacggaaggagagttgtatggcattgaagctcgtctggaggttagttaacacagttcCTAAGTTCCTATCAGGAACTTACTGCCCTTTTCTTATTATTACAGGATCATTATTGACTTCCTTGTGCATAAGACAGATTAGAGTCTATTGTTTTCACTACAAATAGTCAGATTGTTCAAATAGGGAGTGGATCAATAAGCAATGTTTAAAGTGCCTTATGGgtcatagacatagacatagacctaGAGCAGGgggttgtaacggttttcttgagttgaaggagaggcggaccaaaacgcagcgtggtttctattcatggttctttaataaagacaactatacatgaacagactaacaaaacaagaaacgtgaaaacctaaaacagccctatctggtgcaaacacagagacaggaacaatcacccacaaacacagtgaaacccaggctacctatgtatgattctcaatcagagacaactaatgacacctgcctctgattgagaaccatactaggccgaaacatagaaataaccaaatcatagaaaaacaaacatagactgcccaccccaactcacgccctgaccatactaaataatgacaaaacaaaggaaataaggtcagaacgtgacatgggTACCCAGTGATTTTTAAAGCATTTTAGTTAACTTTTTCACTAATTTGAGTCAACGGTGGTTTATTCTACTGTCTGCTATCTTTTCTACAGGGTGGCAGGTCAGTCCTGTTTCTCTACGGTTACACCAATCAACAGCCAGACGGCCTCAGCTTCCCCGACGATGTCACAGATCCAGACGTTGGGAAGGTTGCTGCAGTGACCATTGAGGTCATGATCCTGCGCATGGAACTGGACATGCTTATCAAGGTGAACGTTCATATGAGAGTCTAAGAGTGTTATTATCTAATTCAAATGTTTAAATTGTTCTAACTTTGAGGATAACCACAAAGATGAGTTTCCATGTTTGATCTCTTTCTAACTCTTATGtgttactgtgttgttgttgtctgtcaGGGTACACATGCTCACCCAGAAATCTACAGCAATATAATCCCATCCCTTAGTCTCCCGAAGACAAATCAGGTCTGTGTAACAACGTACAGTCGAGTGGTTAATCGGTTTGTCTGTTTCTACTTCTACCTTTTTCTGTGATTACTGTTGTAATTAGGGCTATTCTGGTCTCTTCAGGAGAAACCAGAGCTGATGTCTGATGCAGTGGTCATCCCACCAGGAGAGGAGCATGGGGACAGGGGGAAAGACCTTCAGCCGCTATCTCCTCCACCCAAACCGGCTGCTAGTCCTGGACTAAGACACGCCCCGACCACTCCCACCGGTGAGACAGACACCCACTCCCTGTACGagtttacctgtctgttaccTGCCCACTTCCAACCCCACTGGTATATGTCATCTGCCTGTCTGTTGTACTGTCATTGGATGACAAACTTATTGCGTATTGTTTATTgcgcttctctttctctctctctctcagatgggGGGTGTAATCTGTGCGgtgccactccctctctcctctgcccaccCTGTGGCTCTCTTCCTTTCTGTCAGTCATGTGACCTCATCTACCACCGCCACCCGTCCAGGGCCAATCACAGGAGAGATAGAATACAGGGTAAGATATGGGTCATAGCTTTGACCATTTCAGCTCAAATCTCACTTTTAATccaatatttatttaaatattcttACCCATGAATATGTAAACTAACACTTATCATCTTTAAACCTCCCCTTAGAGACCTGTACCATCTGTGGTATGTCCCAAGTCTACGCCCCTTGCTCCACCTGTTCTCAGAGGCTGTGTCTGGAATGTGACAGACTGTACCATTCTCACCCTGACCGCGGGGGTCACAACAGGACACTGGTTACCCCTGCCAAACGAACAAGGTTAGAGGTTAGCTTTTAGGTTAGAAATTAGGATGTGTTATAATCGActctacacacatgcacacatacacacacaaacctgaTCACTCACTTCTTCCACCATATGTCCACCAGACGCGTTTTGCCCTATGTTGTTTTTGCCAGATGTCGAGACCACATTTTCCATACTTGATGGACATCTGCTTCGCAAGGCTGCAGTACGGTTTGCAGCATGGAGAAGATCATTATTGACCTGTTCAACCAAAGCTAATAATTAAAACAGATGAAAGTTATTCTCATATGGACCTACTGGTTTCATCGGCTGCACACAAGGCCGCATTACAGGAATTCATCTAGTTTGTTTCTAACCTTCTGGCACATTCATCTCGAGTGACATCAATAAATTGAACTGGTTGTTCCCATATAGAGTAGGTTACTGATTTCAAATCACTAGTCCTGCATGATGGCACGCTAAATTACGCACAGAACAGTTCTGTGTATATTCATTTTGCACGTCATTCTGTTGGCTGGTTTCCTGAAAACTATCCAACAGGTCGCACTGCCTTTTATGAACCTCCGTTTGTACCAGCGCACCGTTTTGCACAGGACGCACCTAGTATCCCAACCTAGCGTAGCATCCCAACCTAGTGTAGCAATCCCAACCTAGCGCAACATCCCATCCTAGTGCAGCATCCCAACCTAGCGCAGCATCCCAACCTAGTGCTACGGACTGCTCCACTGACGCTGAATGACTTCCCAGCGGAACGTAAAGAGTTTGAGGCATCTGCTGGACACAAAGCTTTtctagtctctctctttcctctcacttgtgtttcttctcttttctagtctctctctttcctctcacttgtgtttcttctcttttctagcctctctctttcctctcacttgtgtttcttctcttttctagtctctctctttcctctcacttGTATTTCTTCTCTTTtctagtctctctctttcctctcacttgtttcttctcttttctagtctctctctttcctctcacttgtgtttcttctcttttctagtctctctctttcctctcacttGTATTTCTTCTCTTTtctagtctctctctttcctctcacttGTATTTCTTCTCTTTtctagtctctctctttcctctcacttgtttcttctcttttctagtctctctctttcctctcacttGTATTTCTTCTCTTTtctagtctctctctttcctctcacttgtttcttctcttttctagcctctctttcctctcacttGTTTCTTCTCTTTTCTAGCCTCTTTCCTCTCACTTGTTTCTTCTCTTTTCtagcctctctctttcctctcacttgtttcttctcttttctagcctctctctttcctcatggGAGTGTGCTCAGTGCACTACAGTCAACGAGGTGAAAGCCGCGCTGTGTGTGACCTGTGAACGACCCCGTCTGGCCATCGCTTCCCTTATAGATCTGGAGGACCCGGGGCAGCCGCCACCCAACCCAGGTCACATTCATATACACGTCTCAACTGTTGAGTAGTTTTCATGTGACGTTCATTTGAACAACACATCAGtcacctgtcctgtcctgtttgaGGTGTTCACGTCACCTGTGCCTCTAAATCAGTAATAATAATCACGCATTACTAGAAGCTAAGATCAATATAAGGTTTATAAGGTCTGTTTATCTACCCTCTCTGACCTCTTTCATAGAGTGGCAGTGTAAGAGCTGTACGGTGGTGAACCAAGGCAGCAGTATactgtgtgaggtgtgtgagcGCCCCCGTCTGGCCACCCGTCCCTCTATCACACCAGTACTCCCCAGTACTCCAGTACTCCCCACGCCAGAACCCACGGCAGACAAGGAAACAAAGGTTACACACCCCCCCCAGTGGTTTAAATACTCTCTAGAGTTGGAATGTTCTGTGAGATCTAATCATTCAAGCGTATCTTTTTGGTTTTAATCTTTCACAATCTCTCCccgtccctgcctctctcccatgctatttctctctctctgtagtggaTGTGTCAGTTCTGCACCTATGTGAACTCTCCTCCTGCAGTGGTTTGTGAGGTGTGCAACCTGCCGTGCAAAGATCCTCCAGTCACCAGTCCCAAGTCCCTCCTCCTGCAGTCTCCAGTCAAAGACTTTGTCCCGCCTCCTGTGATGCCCCTGGTCCCTCCGGAGATCTCTTCCAGGGTAAACATCGACATTAAGAGACAGAACCTGATGAGGGATGAAGGGCTGAAGCTTGTCCATCAAATACGAGTAGGTGGCTTTTGAACTGACTCTAAATGTGAATTAAAACCACATTAACTGGTATTATTCTAACTTCTAAATTGATGTTCTTCCTcagaagggagagaagaagggagtGGGCCCTGAGGAGGTGTACGCAGCCCTCTGCGTTTCCAGGGGCAGCAATGTCAACCCCTGTGATTGGCTGAAATCAGAGCTGCCTCACCTACTGGATGAGATCTGTGCCATGGCAGCTTCGGCAGCTTTGCAGAACTTCAAAGCAAGGGTTTCTGGGCCGCAGGATAACACAGATAAGGGGTCGACAGAGCAACAGAGTCCCAGTGTGCTGCTGGGTGAGGGTGTGCAGCTGTCCAGGGTTGAGGCCAAGCAGGCATGGCTGGCAGCAGGGGGCGACACTGAGAGAGCAGTCCGTCAGCTGCTCCGAGACAGACAGGCCAAGGTGAGAACCAGACAGTTCACCTGACCCTAATGGTCACTCAAAACTGATATGGCTAATCACTTTAGATATCCACTCAAATAACCAAGAGTTCACTAGACCCATctgtggccttgtggttagattGTCAGCCCTGAGGTTGGAAGGTTGGGAGTTTGATTCCAGgccgagtcataccaaagactgtaaaaatgggACCAGAGGTGACTCTGCTTGACACAGATAGTCTCGTGCTCCTATGAGCCATTCCAACTTGTGCAAGGCTACTTACTGAGCTAGTCTGTGTCACAATTAAGCCTATATGCAAAGTAtagtgaagtaaaaaaaaattgtcaggtagcagaggctcttatccaaaGAGACTTAGAGGAGCAATTAGGTTTAAAtgccttgctcatgggcacaTCAACAAATGTTGAatctagtcggctcagggattcaaaccagcgaccatTCAGTTAATGGCCCAGcgatcttaaccgctaggctacctgcaccaAACCAACGTTTATTTGTTACGTGCACAGGATACAGCGGGTGTAAACGTCCAGTGAAATGCGTACTTGCAAGCCcctcaacaatgcagtaatactaAGAGATATAAAAGAGCTGTTTCCACTCTGACTGTGTAGATGCGGGAGCTGCGTTCTCTGGGCTTCCGGGAGGCATCGCAGTGTGAGGAGGCTCTGCGTCTGAGTGgaggagaggtgcggggggctctGTCCCTGCTGCAGCGGCCCCTCCTGGAGCCCTTCCACCAGCGCATCTGGAGCGACCAGCCAGAGGCCCCCATTGATGCCAAGAACCCTGACAAGCAGGTACtgcagagagtgtgtgtctgagagagacagagagagagcatgcacAAGTCAACTAAACTGCATTTTCCAAGGCCATAGATAACACAAATCATCTGATTGttgttcatcatcatcatcattatcctcCATTGTCCTCTCAGAGGATGTGCAGGCGCCTGCTGGCGTTGTACGAGCTGCCCAGCTGGGGGCGCTGTGAGCTGGCCCTGTCTCTACTCCAGGAGCCTGATGCCCAGTACTCCCTGGAGGACGTCATCCAGGCCGTCAGAGAGTCCCAGGACAGGGAGTTCCTACGCCGCCTCCTCAACAACGAGTGCCCCTGCTGCCTCGGCATCTTCCCCCACAGCAAGGTGGGCTGCTGGGGGTTTGGTAGAGTTTGCGTGGAATGGTGTAGCTACATTTCACTGTGTGTTGTTTTGTCATTCTTTAGTACAATTGACATACTGTAACTTTCACTTTGGTGCCCTCCTCTCTCAGATATAATTTCCTATAAGATGTTAATACCGGTATGTGAGTTATTGGATTAATGCTATATATTCCCTGTACATCTCAGATGCAGTCCCTGACCTCGTGTCAGTGCTCGGTGTGCCACGAGTGTTTCACACAGCACTTCACCATCGCTGTGAGAGACAAACACATCAGAGACAtggtgtgtcctgtgtgtgcaGGACCAGACATCAACGACCCTGAGCACCTGGACAGCTACTTCTTTACTCTGGACATTCAGGTGAGAAGATGAAGAAGAATCAACTTTATTTGGAATGGAAGATATGGAGATAGAAGTGAGAGATCCAGTTAGCAGTTACCTGTTTTCTTTTTTCAGAAATTCCAATTTGAGCATTTTTGGAAAACGTCTACAATTTTGCGTCCCTTGGAGGGCTATAGGTAGATTGAAATGGGACGATCATGAGCTGCTGCTGGTTGTGTTTCATGTTTATAACATTGTTATTGATGTCGTGTGTTTAGCTGAGAGACTGTCTGGATCGTGAGGTGTACGAGCTCTTCCACAAGAAGCTGATGGAACATGCTCTGATGAAGGATCCCATGTTCCTGTGGTGTTGTCACGTGAGTGGGTTTCTAACCAGCTCCATCACATCAACAGTTACGTCTCTACTGTATTTCCCTTTTCATTCAGGGAAAGGGGGATttctagtcagttgtccaactgaatgtattcaactgaaatgtgtcttctgcatcagagaggtgcgggggggggggggggggggggggggctgccttaatcgacatccatgtcttcagcgCTCAGGGgaacaggctacctgccgccactctcaccactctctctcctccctcctccctcctccctcctcttcccttctcagTGCACCTTTGGCTTTATCTATGATGGAAACCAATTCAAAGTCACCTGCCCCACGTGTATGAAGAGCTTTTGTAACCAATGCAAAAAGCCTGTAAGTACAAAATATACCTGTTGTTACCTTGCCTGCCATGTTGTGTCATTTCATAGCCACGTGTATGTGGGACCCAAAtaatgatgcctgtctctctttctttctctctatctctctcgctctccctatatctctctctttatctctctctccctccctctatctctccctctctctctatctctctctccctccatctctcgctccctctctatctatctctctcctccctctatctatatctatccctccctctatctctccctccctctctctctctttctctccctccccctctctcgctatctctccctccctccctccctctcgctccttccttccctccctccctctctctccttccctctatccctccctcactctctctatccctccctcactctctctatccctccctcactctccctctctctctcgctatctctccctccctccctctatccctccctccctctatctctctatccctcactctctctatcttctcgatcgcccctccctccatctatagccctccctccctctctacgaccctctccctctctttctatagccctatctccctctctctctctctatcgcccctcctctccctcctcctctctcatcgaccctcccctctctctctatcgcccctctctccactaggtctctctctatcgccccctcccctcctctcttctctatcgccctccctcctctctctctatcgccctcctcactctctctatccaccctccactccctctctctatcgacgctctctccctctctctctctatcgccctccctctctctctctatcgccctccctctctctctatcgccctccctctctctctctatcgccctccctctctctctctctctatcgccctccctctctctctctctctctatcgccctcccctctctctctctatcgccctcccatctctctatcgccctccctccctctctctatcgccctctctccctctctctctatcgccctctctccctctctctctctatcgccctccctctctctatcgccctccctccctctctctatcgccctctctccctctctctctctctatcgccctccctctctctctctctctatcgcccctccctctctctatcgccctccctccctctctctatcgccctctctccctctctctctctatcgcccctccctctctctctctctatcgccctccctctctctctctgtcagtgggaAGCTCAGCACCAGGATGTATCCTGTGAGCAGTTCCAGTTGTGGAAGAGAGAGAACGACCCTGACTACCAGAGACAGGGACTGGCCGGGTTCCTACGGGACAACGGCATCAGTGAGTCATTCAGCCTAGACATTCTGCAGTTATTGGCCCATATTCACAGAGAGTATGATTGCTGATATACGATCAGATTTCCTTTTTTAGATAATGATAAATACGATTATCTGGACAGATAgggcctggtcctagatcagcacttctactttGAGACTCTTGACTCCTGGCACACAATGCCatctcatcaccatcatcataatTGTTATAACACAATGATGTGGCCCTTCTCATCTCTCTACGTAGCCTGTCCTCACTGCAGGTTCCAGTATGCCTTGACCAAAGGTGGCTGCATGCACTTCAGCTGCTCCCAATGCAGATACCAGTTCTGCAGTGGCTGCAACAATCCCTTCCACACTGTAAGTCACATAGAAGGGACTGCATGGAGTACCATATTTGTCACTAAATGGATTCAGTCAGAGAGAAGGATCTCCCTTTCCCCCAGGGCTTTCTTATCATACATTCCCATCCTCATGTCTGCTTCCTTTTTCACTTTCCCTTCTACACCcatttccctccccctccctctctctcagacgGCTTGTAAAACTGTCCAGTGTAAGATCACAGGTCTCCATGCTCATCACCCACGAGACTGTCTCTTCTACCTCAGGGACTGGGAGCCTGCCAGACTACAGGCCCTGCTgcaggtacagagatgagggatgTTTTGGGAACATTACAGGGGGGAATGTCCTGGGAATGTTCTGGCAACGTTACAGGGGGGAATGTCCTGGGAATGTTACAGGGGGGAAACGTTAGAGggaatgttctgggaacgttagagggaatgttctgggaacgttACAGAAggaatgttctgggaacgttACAGAgggaatgttctgggaacattaCAGAGATAATGTTCTGGGAACATTACAGAgataatgttctgggaatgttataAAGAATGTTCAGGGAATATTTCAGGGGGAATGTTTTGGGAATGTTCTGGTAACGTTAAAGGGTTGTCATTTCAATGTTGTGTTTCTGAGCTGAGTTGTTTGTATTTTGTCCATAGAGGAATGCTGTTGAGTTCAACACAGACCCCCCTAATGGGACACAGACTGGTGAGAGTGACCTCTTGTTTATCCTCTCTTAGATCCCAGATCTGTGAGAACTTTactctatttttttctctctttctgcgCATACTTTgattttctctttctgtctgacTCCTTTCTGTGTGACTCAGACGCGTGTGGAGTGATGGAGCAGAAGGACGAGGGGGGTCAGCAGATTGACTCACCCTGTGGAGTCCAAACTCAGCCAGGACAAGCTGGACTCTGCaagtgagtcacacacacacatagttgaaAATACCTTATTGTTTGTTTGTGCActacacccacacgcacacacacaaacacacaattgaATTGTATTTAATtgtagaggagagtggggtaaattgagccattttttacattcagGGGGTTCAAGGGAAATGCAGTATTCTTTCTAataaagatatctacatatatttcaggaagttgtgtatccctggaaataatcagaattgtCCAAAAAAGCCTCCCGAGGGGTGCAGCCGTCTAAGGCACTACAGTGCTAGctgcatcactacagatcctggttcgatcccaggctgtgttgcagccggctgcgaccgggagacccatgagacggcgcacaattggcccagtgtcgtccaggtttggctggctaggttgtccttgtcccattgcactctatcgactcctgtggtgggccgggcacaatgcacactgacacggtcgtctggtgtacggtgtttcctccgacacattggtgcggctggcttccgggttaagtgagcattgtgtcaagaagcagtgcggcttggcggggtcgtcacacggctctcgaccttcgcctctcccaagttcgtacgggagttgcagcgatgggacaagactgtaactaccaattggggagaaatagtggtaatagtggtagttGTGCCAAGAGTTGcctcttggcacaacttaccccAGGTCTTGTTAAGTCGCCTACAAATGTCTATACTGAATGAAATATCACCACTACCTTTTCAAAACCATGTATCttcatttcccaaacacaattcaacacaatcacaatcgCTTTTTTGTCTTTTAATAATTTGAATCATCTTTTAACAggtttaacacctaacaaacactttgcCTTGCATTATTCCTTGGAAGAAAACGTCAACTTGCCGTTGGTtcaaccattggctcaatttaccccgtGGCAAACATTTTGACGATATaatcccacacagctacaaggatgcattttcatgctaggtttaggacccaATACTGAAGCTCATAGAGAcacaactgatgtatagaacaatcttaaaatgacctactttggtttagatacaagcatcatgaaacctctaacacaataaactaatttgacttggtgaaaatccaTTTTTTggaccactttttccatgtgatttcttccttcacagactccatgaaatgatgacctcttcctaaatagttggccaaattatatattttgtgtatggtttcttAGAAATaagggtggctcaacttaccccactctcccctattgAAGATATGTCATGAAATGATATTTATGCAgtaaggcctgaggaggtgtggtatatggccaatataccacggctaagggctgttcttaagcatgacgcaacgcggagtgcctggatacagcccttagctgtggtatattggccatatgccacgaacccctgaggtgccttattgctattataaacaggttaccaatgtaattggaGCAGTAAAAagtaatgttttgtcataccagtggtatacggtctgatataccacggctgtcagccaaacagctttcagggctcgaaccacccagggTATAATCAATTTTAAACCACCTTTTCTGGCTGTTAGGCtgttctcactctgtctgtctctgtgtgtgccattgtagtaaacactacagagagTATCTGGTTAGTCTCATCAACGGACACACCCTGGACCCTGCTATTCTCTACGACCAACAAGAGGTGACAGTTGCCTGCAAGAGGTACCAGGTGGAGGAGCAacaaggggagggggaggacgaCAGGGTGTACAAGGCTCGACTGCTGAAGGTCAGTCATCACTAAGTTAGGCTTGTGTCCTCACTGGAAGTTTGCACTAAATCGTTTCTATGTTCATTTTGATGTAGTGTTTTTGTTGTGGTTCAGATTGTGTGAAAGTGTAATTGACTCTTTCTTTACAGAAACTGATGGAAGTTCCACTTGGAGAAAAGGTTCCTCGGATGAGATgaaaattgattttaaagaatTTATTATCCATTTTAAGGAAAGTACAGGTATCCTATTTGCAAACCTCCCACCACATAGCATTACCAACCTAGCTGTTATATTACATCTCATTCAAGTTTAACATGCTTTGTTTGTTATATGGTTCGTTAGATTTCTGAAATAATTTTGTTCACAATTACATATCTACAGGTAGTAAGTATCTCAATTTCCTCTCTGTACAAGGACAAAGCTGCAAAGGAAGACTTACCAAGAAATACATGATCTCTTTCTGGTTTATTTGGATTAAATATATGAGTTTAAAATACAGCACTAAACAACTTTAGAACTCATAAGGGGAAGGTGTCTGTCATCTTCAAAATGGCAGTCAATATTGTGAGATCAATAGCACATACTATACAGAGTGTAACATTAGGGTATACCATGCAATAAAGTATTTTATTCATTTAAAAATTACTTTTGTGACCGTTCTCAATTTAGTCTCATCAGTTGCAGGATATGGTCTGAGAAAATATCCAATATTTGAGTGAAATGTCGCCCCCAGTTGTCTAAACAGTAACCTGCTGTAGTTCTCTAAAGTCACGTGATTTCGGGGAAAGGGAGCGCCTGCCTCTGCTCTGCGGGAGGCAGGCGAACAGCCTCTGGATTTTCCAGTCAAAAGTACAGTACTATGCGCTCATAATCCGCTCTATTGAAGAATCCGAGGAAACGCAACCTAAGGTAAATGAAACTATTCACTTTCATCACACTCTTTCTAAATATGTGGAAAAGTGGTATGCAAAAGAGTTACACTTCATTAgcaatttgtttatttattagtTTGATATATTTAGATGGTAACTTCAGTAGTTGATTTGATTATAGTATCGGCTCTAAGCATAATAGTTGCTTACATtcataaataaaacataaatattgttgtttcagctgtttgaagctgatgtaaAAAGCCGAATGTAAAAAGAGCAAAAAAACGCAACTGGAAGCATAGAAATGGCTCTCATAGAACGGATCTACCGCTTCTCAGATATGCATTCAATGAGAACCTAGCCTTTACTACTGCGCCTTTAGGTAGCTATTTGTGCAAACATACATAGCAGTTTGCCAGTGTGAATGTCCTCAgctgaactacacacacacacgtcacgcATACATAATCAGTCATGTACTCACAATATTCGTTATCTTGCTAGCACTGCTCTTACAAACAAactcaatataatacagtatcaGCCTATGTAGGCagcaggaggttggtggcaccttaattggggaagacgggctcgtggtaatggctggaatgaaatcAAACACATGGGTTAATGCCATTCCATtagctctgttccagccattattatgagccgtcctcccctcagcagccgtCCTCCCCTGAGGTAGGCCTAATACTATGTGTATAGTTTGTATGacacaattatatatatttttttgccagaCTAGATggaactaaagttatactgttttCACAGCTATGGCATCTGGGAGAATTCGCTCAACCCGCAGACTACGCTCCTGGATGGTAGACCAGGTGAGTGTTTGAGGATGATTTGTTCAATAGTTCCTTTTGAGCAAATTAATGTGTGTGCACTAACAGCTGTTTGTAGTGGATGTGTCTGAGCTGGTACACCATAGTGACCTGTATATTTGAGTCATTTAactgatgctcttatccagagaaattagggttaactgcctttctcAAAGGCCCATCCATTGATTTTGATTTTTTatacctag
Above is a window of Oncorhynchus kisutch isolate 150728-3 linkage group LG18, Okis_V2, whole genome shotgun sequence DNA encoding:
- the LOC109909839 gene encoding E3 ubiquitin-protein ligase RNF31-like isoform X1 codes for the protein MMSTQPVPFEEVRRRAESLLSYSGSAQALKTDVQFMANVPLSLSDKFHHITAQTMVTQNIAGQSREEVLESVGRLFKALSILEKYGCNLTSPSRPRYWRSVKHNNPVFRATVDAIKGGRSVLFLYGYTNQQPDGLSFPDDVTDPDVGKVAAVTIEVMILRMELDMLIKGTHAHPEIYSNIIPSLSLPKTNQEKPELMSDAVVIPPGEEHGDRGKDLQPLSPPPKPAASPGLRHAPTTPTDGGCNLCGATPSLLCPPCGSLPFCQSCDLIYHRHPSRANHRRDRIQETCTICGMSQVYAPCSTCSQRLCLECDRLYHSHPDRGGHNRTLVTPAKRTSLSLSSWECAQCTTVNEVKAALCVTCERPRLAIASLIDLEDPGQPPPNPEWQCKSCTVVNQGSSILCEVCERPRLATRPSITPVLPSTPVLPTPEPTADKETKWMCQFCTYVNSPPAVVCEVCNLPCKDPPVTSPKSLLLQSPVKDFVPPPVMPLVPPEISSRVNIDIKRQNLMRDEGLKLVHQIRKGEKKGVGPEEVYAALCVSRGSNVNPCDWLKSELPHLLDEICAMAASAALQNFKARVSGPQDNTDKGSTEQQSPSVLLGEGVQLSRVEAKQAWLAAGGDTERAVRQLLRDRQAKMRELRSLGFREASQCEEALRLSGGEVRGALSLLQRPLLEPFHQRIWSDQPEAPIDAKNPDKQRMCRRLLALYELPSWGRCELALSLLQEPDAQYSLEDVIQAVRESQDREFLRRLLNNECPCCLGIFPHSKMQSLTSCQCSVCHECFTQHFTIAVRDKHIRDMVCPVCAGPDINDPEHLDSYFFTLDIQLRDCLDREVYELFHKKLMEHALMKDPMFLWCCHCTFGFIYDGNQFKVTCPTCMKSFCNQCKKPWEAQHQDVSCEQFQLWKRENDPDYQRQGLAGFLRDNGITCPHCRFQYALTKGGCMHFSCSQCRYQFCSGCNNPFHTTACKTVQCKITGLHAHHPRDCLFYLRDWEPARLQALLQRNAVEFNTDPPNGTQTDACGVMEQKDEGGQQIDSPCGVQTQPGQAGLCNKHYREYLVSLINGHTLDPAILYDQQEVTVACKRYQVEEQQGEGEDDRVYKARLLKKLMEVPLGEKVPRMR
- the LOC109909839 gene encoding E3 ubiquitin-protein ligase RNF31-like isoform X2 is translated as MSDAVVIPPGEEHGDRGKDLQPLSPPPKPAASPGLRHAPTTPTDGGCNLCGATPSLLCPPCGSLPFCQSCDLIYHRHPSRANHRRDRIQETCTICGMSQVYAPCSTCSQRLCLECDRLYHSHPDRGGHNRTLVTPAKRTSLSLSSWECAQCTTVNEVKAALCVTCERPRLAIASLIDLEDPGQPPPNPEWQCKSCTVVNQGSSILCEVCERPRLATRPSITPVLPSTPVLPTPEPTADKETKWMCQFCTYVNSPPAVVCEVCNLPCKDPPVTSPKSLLLQSPVKDFVPPPVMPLVPPEISSRVNIDIKRQNLMRDEGLKLVHQIRKGEKKGVGPEEVYAALCVSRGSNVNPCDWLKSELPHLLDEICAMAASAALQNFKARVSGPQDNTDKGSTEQQSPSVLLGEGVQLSRVEAKQAWLAAGGDTERAVRQLLRDRQAKMRELRSLGFREASQCEEALRLSGGEVRGALSLLQRPLLEPFHQRIWSDQPEAPIDAKNPDKQRMCRRLLALYELPSWGRCELALSLLQEPDAQYSLEDVIQAVRESQDREFLRRLLNNECPCCLGIFPHSKMQSLTSCQCSVCHECFTQHFTIAVRDKHIRDMVCPVCAGPDINDPEHLDSYFFTLDIQLRDCLDREVYELFHKKLMEHALMKDPMFLWCCHCTFGFIYDGNQFKVTCPTCMKSFCNQCKKPWEAQHQDVSCEQFQLWKRENDPDYQRQGLAGFLRDNGITCPHCRFQYALTKGGCMHFSCSQCRYQFCSGCNNPFHTTACKTVQCKITGLHAHHPRDCLFYLRDWEPARLQALLQRNAVEFNTDPPNGTQTDACGVMEQKDEGGQQIDSPCGVQTQPGQAGLCNKHYREYLVSLINGHTLDPAILYDQQEVTVACKRYQVEEQQGEGEDDRVYKARLLKKLMEVPLGEKVPRMR